In the Gossypium arboreum isolate Shixiya-1 chromosome 10, ASM2569848v2, whole genome shotgun sequence genome, one interval contains:
- the LOC108489386 gene encoding endoglucanase 25-like, with protein sequence MSMYGRDPWGGPLEINAADSATDDDRSRNLQDLDRAALSRPLDETQQSWLLGPSEQKKKKKYVDLGCIIVSRKIFVWTVGTLVVSAVLAGLITLIVKTVPRHHHGKAPPDNYTLALHKALMFFNAQRSGKLPKHNNVSWRGNSCLRDGKSDPGTTMKDLVGGYYDAGDAIKFNFPASFAMTMLSWSVIEYSAKYEAAGELNHVKEIIKWGTDYLLKTFNNSADTIDKIAAQVGVGDTSGGSTTPNDHYCWMRPEDIDYPRPVYECHSCSDLAAEMAAALAAASIVFKDNKAYSQKLVHGARTVFQFARDQRGRYSAGGSDPALFYNSSSYWDEFVWGGAWLYYATGNSSYLQLATHPKLAKHAGAFWGGPDYGVLSWDNKLAGAQVLLSRLRLFLSPGYPYEEILRTFHNQTSIVMCSFLPVFTSFNRTKGGLIQLNHGRPQPLQYVVNAAFLAALYSDYLDAADTPGWYCGPNFYSTDVLREFAKTQMDYILGKNPRKMSYVVGFGNHYPKHVHHRGASIPKNKIRYNCKGGWKWRDSKKPNPNTLAGAMVAGPDKHDGFHDVRTNYNYTEPTLAGNAGLVAALVALSGDKSTGIDKNTIFSAVPPMFPTPPPPPAPWKP encoded by the exons ATGAGCATGTACGGGAGAGATCCCTGGGGAGGGCCGCTGGAGATAAACGCGGCTGATTCCGCCACTGATGATGACAGGAGTAGGAATCTGCAAGACCTGGACAGGGCTGCGCTCTCTCGCCCTTTGGACGAGACGCAGCAGAGCTGGCTGCTTGGCCCCAGCGagcagaagaagaagaagaagtacgTTGATCTCGGGTGCATCATTGTCAGCCGCAAGATCTTTGTCTGGACGGTTGGGACCTTGGTCGTCTCAGCCGTCCTTGCCGGATTAATCACCTTAATCGTCAAGACCGTTCCACGTCATCACCACGGCAAGGCTCCCCCTGATAACTACACTCTCGCACTTCACAAAGCCCTCATGTTCTTCAATGCTCAGCGTT CCGGGAAGTTACCCAAGCATAATAACGTGTCCTGGAGAGGAAACTCGTGCCTCCGAGATGGCAAGTCCGATCCCGGCACTACAATGAAGGATCTGGTCGGCGGTTACTACGACGCTGGAGATGCTATCAAGTTCAACTTCCCTGCATCTTTTGCCATGACCATGTTGAGCTGGAGCGTCATTGAGTACAGTGCTAAATACGAGGCTGCCGGTGAACTCAATCATGTTAAGGAGATTATCAAATGGGGTACTGATTATCTGCTCAAGACCTTCAACAATTCAGCTGATACCATAGATAAGATTGCAGCGCAG GTTGGAGTAGGAGATACATCCGGAGGCAGTACCACACCCAATGATCATTATTGCTGGATGCGCCCTGAGGACATTGATTACCCGCGCCCTGTCTATGAATGTCACAGCTGCTCCGATCTTGCTGCTGAAATGGCTGCTGCTTTGGCTGCTGCTTCCATTGTTTTCAAAGACAACAAGGCGTACTCTCAAAAGCTTGTCCATGGTGCACGGACAGTCTTTCAGTTTGCCAGGGATCAAAGAGGCAGATATAGTGCTGGTGGTTCTGACCCTGCCCTCTTTTATAACTCCTCCAGTTACTGGGATGAGTTTGTTTGGGGTGGAGCTTGGTTATACTACGCCACTGGGAATTCTTCCTACCTTCAGTTGGCTACTCATCCTAAACTTGCCAAGCATGCTGGTGCATTCTGGGGAGGCCCAGATTATGGCGTTCTGAGCTGGGACAACAAGCTTGCTGGTGCTCAG GTGCTTCTGAGCCGGTTGAGATTGTTTTTAAGTCCTGGGTATCCATATGAGGAAATATTGAGAACGTTTCACAATCAAACCAGCATAGTTATGTGCTCATTCCTTCCAGTTTTTACTAGCTTTAATAGAACTAAAG GCGGTTTGATTCAGTTAAACCATGGTAGGCCTCAGCCTCTGCAGTATGTTGTCAATGCAGCCTTCTTAGCCGCATTATACAGTGATTATCTTGATGCTGCTGATACACCTGGATGGTATTGTGGTCCCAATTTCTATTCAACTGATGTCTTGCGTGAATTTGCCAAAACCCAG ATGGATTACATCCTTGGCAAAAATCCTCGGAAAATGAGCTATGTTGTGGGTTTTGGTAACCATTACCCAAAACATGTTCACCATAGAGGTGCATCTATCCCTAAGAATAAGATCAGATATAACTGTAAGGGGGGATGGAAATGGAGGGATTCAAAAAAGCCAAACCCGAATACGCTGGCGGGAGCCATGGTTGCTGGACCTGACAAGCATGATGGATTTCACGATGTTCGCACCAACTACAACTACACTGAACCAACTCTTGCAGGCAATGCTGGTTTGGTTGCTGCACTTGTGGCATTGTCTGGTGACAAGTCAACTGGAATTGACAAGAATACCATATTTTCTGCAGTTCCACCAATGTTTCCCACACCGCCACCACCTCCAGCACCTTGGAAGCCATAA